AGCTGGGGAAGAGCCAGTCGCGCTCTTCCAGGACCAGGGCGGCGGCGACCTCGCACGCCTCCTGGCCGGTGCTGGACGGGTAGACGGCGAGGCGGCCCTGCTTGGTGAGCGCGGTGGCCTGCGTGTTGTAGCGGCGGCCGCGCACCAGGTGGGCGTGGAGCCGGCGGAGCAGGTCGGGATCGGCCTTGGCGGCCGCCTCGGTGCCGAGGACGCGGTAGGGCTCGGCGTCGGGCAGCAGCGGCGCGGGGTCCATACGGGGCTGCCAGGCGGGCGGCGGCGATGGCCGGTACGCGCCCCGCTGCTCCAGAACCGTCATGACGGCACCTCCTCGTGGGAGCGGCTACGGGAGGCGGGTCGGCTGTGACCCGCCTCACCTACCGATTGTTCGGTCGTCGGCACATTTTGGCTACAGGCGGGTCGAGGCTGTGGACAAACGGTTCTCCACAGCCTGGAATGAACGCAGGACGTCCACGGCGAGGAAGCGGGGGGACATGGCACCTGAACGAATGGCCGACGAGACGCAGGAGGCCGTGCTGTCCCCGGCCCGGCCGCTGGACGCGATCGACCAGGACATTCTGCGCATCCTCCAGGCGGACGGCCGCGCGTCGATACGGTCGGTCGCCGAACGCGTCCACGTCTCGCGCGCCAACGCCTACGCGCGCATCAACCGGCTCGTCGAGGACGGGGTGATCCGGGGGTTCGGCGCGCGCGTGGACCACGAGCGCGCCGGACACAGCACCTCGGCGTACATCACGCTGAAGATCGTCCAGAACACCTGGCGCACGGTCCGCGAACAGCTCAGGCAGCTTCCCGGCGCCTCGCACATCGCGCTGGTGGGCGGCGACTTCGACGTCCTGCTGCTGGTGCACACGCCCGACAACCGGGCGCTGCGCGAGCTGGTGCTCACCCGGCTCCAGGCCATCCCCGAGGTGCTGAGCACCCGCACGCTGCTGGTGTTCGAGGAGGAGGACCTGGAGCCGGACGCGTAGCTCAGTCCCCGCGCAGCCCCGAGAAGACCAGCCGGACGACCGCGTCGGCCACCTCGCGGCCGGTGGCGCCGCGCGGATCCGGCCGGTACCACTCCACGATGGAGTTGATCATCCCGAAGACCAGCCGGGTGACCAGCCGCATCTCCACGTCGGCGCGTACGTCCCCGTCGGCGGCGGCCGCCTTGAGCAGTTCCGCGACCCGGTGGTCGAAGTCGCGGCGCCGCTCCAGCGCCCACCGCTCGGTGGCGGTGTTGCCGCGCACCCGCAGCAGCAGCGTCACATAGGGCAGTTCGGCTATGAGCACCTCGACCATGCGCCGTACGACGTGCTCCAGGCGGTCCACGGGCCGCCCCTCGCGCGCCCCCGGCTCCTCCAGGATCGCGAACAGGCCGTCCAGGGCGCGGCTGACGGCCCGGCGCAGCAGTTCCTCCTTGCCGCTGACGTGGTGGTAGATCGACGACTTGGAGATGCCGGCCGCCCGGGACAGGTGCTCCATGGAGGTGCCGTCGTAGCCGCGCTGGTTGAAGACCTGGACGGCCACCGAGAGCAGCGTCTCGGGGGTGTACGTGTCGCGTCGGGCCGTGGTCATGAGGGGTCCTCCCGCCGTTCGGCGGCGCACGAGTGGCGGAAGAGCGCGAGCGAGGGCGCGTAGCGGCCGGAGGGGTCGCGGTCGTGCATCTCGTCCAGCACCTCGTAGGCGAAGTCGTGGCCGAGCCTGTCGTCCCACTCGAAGGGGCCGAGCGGGTAGTTGACGCCCAGGCGCATCGCGGTGTCGATGTCCTCCTTGGTCGCCACGCCCTTGACGAGGGCGTCGTGGGCGAGGTCGATGATCCGGGCCACGGTACGGGCCACGATCATGCCGGGGACGTCGCCGATGACGCTGACGTCCTTGCCGAGCGCCTGGAAGAGCCCGGTGGCCTCGGCGAGCGTGCGGGGCGAGGTGTCCTGGGAGGCCGCAAGTGCGATACGGGTGGCCTTGCGGTAGTCGAGGGCCAGGTCGAAGTAGACGACGTCGCGGAACTCCACGGACGTCTGGCCGTCGGCGAGCACCAGCTGGCCGCCGCTCGGCAGCACCAGGCGGGTGCCGTTGTCCTCGTCCTCCTCGCGGACCTGGATGCCCGCCTCGCGGATCAGGTCGAGCAGTTCGTGCGCGGGGCCGAGCCGCCCCTCGGCGACGACGTGGGCGGGCGCCTGCTCCTTGTCGGCGGTGTGCGGCTCGGGCCGCTCGGCGCCCTCGGT
This Streptomyces misionensis DNA region includes the following protein-coding sequences:
- a CDS encoding Lrp/AsnC family transcriptional regulator; translation: MAPERMADETQEAVLSPARPLDAIDQDILRILQADGRASIRSVAERVHVSRANAYARINRLVEDGVIRGFGARVDHERAGHSTSAYITLKIVQNTWRTVREQLRQLPGASHIALVGGDFDVLLLVHTPDNRALRELVLTRLQAIPEVLSTRTLLVFEEEDLEPDA
- a CDS encoding TetR/AcrR family transcriptional regulator yields the protein MTTARRDTYTPETLLSVAVQVFNQRGYDGTSMEHLSRAAGISKSSIYHHVSGKEELLRRAVSRALDGLFAILEEPGAREGRPVDRLEHVVRRMVEVLIAELPYVTLLLRVRGNTATERWALERRRDFDHRVAELLKAAAADGDVRADVEMRLVTRLVFGMINSIVEWYRPDPRGATGREVADAVVRLVFSGLRGD